The DNA segment aaaaaacacaattttttggctatttttactctataatggtacataacccttcgtgcgcgaatacaactcgcacttggccgatttttcaatgtagttttaaaaagaaaattatttgataATGATCAGTAGAAAGACATAAATGCGCTTAAGACCCCGTTGAATCCGTACAAAAAAGGCATAACGTTGCTTGTGTGTGATGAGACTTATTTTACCCCGccgaaaaaagaaataagggacaaatatacccgaaatatcaaattaaacgtcttatttaaaatttcatagcAACCGCTATGTAGTTATGcgataatttcataattaatttctaaaagttgtttaataatattttgaaataaacacaaaaaacctTCTCCTGTAAAGTAGGGGTTTTGCAATAgcgcccttattcgtaggatacgacgaTATGCTAATGTTATAATgaataatgtatatatttactTTGTTACTTAATACGGGTACTGAGAATAGTTTCAAGGGCACTTACTTACTTTCCTTAGAGCTCCTGTAGTGCTCCTGTAGCACGTTATCATTTATAAGAAGTAGGTATAGCtactattttataaaaagtataaaatataactacattgatttataacataatattaaatattatcctTATTGATGCTCGATGGGACCATTGGATCAAAGCAGTATTTATATTGGATTATAAATAGCAATATTAATTAGCTATAATGAATGctctttaaaattaaattttctttaatGTCACTTACAAAATTGCTTCCGAGAATTGCTAACGCCAAAGCCTCGTATTTCCGTTTGAAACATTTGTttcttcataataattttgacgataataaaattgtatgatttatcatacaattttattataaatattttaaaataacattaatgaacataatattagacTGCATTAATTATGTCTGAAAAAATATTACGTTTATTAGCCTTAAGCTTCATAAAATGCTTAATGCACCTTTGCTGCATTGTATTTTACAGTATTTATTGGGATGTTAGTTTAAAAATAGCTTGTTTTCTTACGACTGCTGGCAGTAATTTAATTTTGCTTCATTTCCAGTCCCATCGCTGCGAAGACGGCGCGAGCAAAAagtaacttttatatttttacaacgcCATCTGAGTGGCTCAGCTTTATACAAGTCTAATCCTTTTTTACTGATCGCAACTTTTTATTCTGCTCTTCATAAACTCTGCATACTTTATCGGCACAAATATAATGAATCCTACAAGTACGAGTACAGTGGTTTCTCCCAGTGCTGTAAAAGTAATGAAACTAAATATGACCGTGTAAGCAACACAAAATAGATAACTTTATTGTTAGATTGTTTTCAGTAATATGAGATGTAAGCTAATTTATAGGTCACACTGAGACGAAACGAAACGTGGCGTTgaatttttatgattatatttcaACATTCAActttttttatcccgaaataaaaataaaaatagcgcGTTCTACAGCGCTGCGCACGGAAATTTATTTTAGTGACAAGTTAGTAAAGTTTATTTTGAATAACTACTTTGCAGCATCGCGTCAATATCGTTATTctgttttttatgtaataaaggggcaaacgagcaaacgggtcacctgattgaaagcaacttctgtcgcccatggacactcacagcatcagagagctgcaggtgtgttgccgggcttttaagagggaatagggtaatagggtagagtagggaagggaagggaaaaggggagggaagggaataggggagggtagggaagggaatagggtaggggattgggcttctgataaactcactcactcggcgaaacacagcgcaagcgctgtttcacgccggttttctgtgagaccgtggtatttctatggtcgagccggcccatttgcgccgaagcatggctctcctacgttaTTCATCATGGTTTCAAAATAAGCACTTTTTATCGTTGCCATTCATTCATACTCAAACATGACAGATTCATTTACTTTCAATCATCGTAATAAAAGCGCGTATTAACGTGAATTTTTACGCAAATTTAATTGCATTCTTTCCACTGAATAGGCCAGCGGGTCACCCGTATTCAGCGCATTCAGCGCTGAGTGCACATAACGCTTTCACGGTACCCTCACAGACATGAATTTTGTATGCGCCCTAAAAACAGGCTTTGAATGCGCTGCAGCGATGTTCTCATACAAAAGCGCCTCCCGTCTTAAGCGCAGTTCATATTTGTTGATAATGGTATCTTTTTGTGCACCTCCGAAAAGCGTGAGAGATAAACGTTTTCATTATATTGTGTAAAACAAAAGCTGTTGTGCGATGCCGAATATTCCATGGAAACTTCGTTGCGAATTATTTGAAAGAATAATTAACATTtccgggttttttttttatatcgtaCCTATTACATTAAACTATTATGAAATAATAGTTCaatgtacctatattatgtGTTTCTTATATTAATTACgcttaattgttttaaaataactaCTTTATCCGTATAGGTACAACATAAAATCTTTGATAGTATCTAcgataataaaaactagatagtatattgttataattaaaaaaaaatcatatttccCGTCTCCTGCAAGCTTGGCAGTAAATACATATTGTATGAAAATCTAGTTTATTCAATCGGCAACTAAAATACATTcattagtattttatttcatttaaggtacaattccgtgcatcgcgacagtcgtaagcctcgcgcgacctacgactgtcgtcggccgctcgcgacaatagacagacgcgcgcggccaacgacagtcgtaggccgcgcgcggcttacgacagtcgcgatgcacggaattgaaCCTTTAAggtaaaactattttattttcacCGCTACCAGTCAGGTTAGTCCATGATTTGCTAACCGCATTATTCACGTtttaacatccatactaatattataaatgcgaaagtgtgtctgcctcagtctgttacttcttcacggtTACCCCTGAACCGATTGAGATGTAATTTAGTATGCAGATACTTGAtataccgggaaaggacatagggtggTTTTTGTTGGGGATAAATGTATGGTTTCTGTTATGTATAATGTGGGTACTTGTAGTATTGTGGGTAATtgtgaataattaataaatcagTCTGCTCGGGATCTCGGCGTTTCATTGACGTAACATTGGCGCAGTCGGTATttgctataaattataagtgCAATTCGTGGTAATAATGCCTATCGGTAAAATTGAACCGTTTTCCGTGGAATCACAAAATTGGGACAGTTATGTGCGTCGCGTAAATCAGTTTATCTCGCTAAACAAAATCGATGACAGTCTCAAGTTAACAACGTGGCCACGTTGTTAACCTTAGTAGGTAGTGAGTGCTACAATCTATTGTGCGATTTGTGTTCCCCCGCTCATCCTGAAAATAAAACGTTCGATGAACTCGTTACTCTTCTCAAAGTTCATCTGGAGCCTGAGAAGTCTGAGATAGCCGAGAGACATATTTTTCGACAAAGAACGCAGCAGCAGGGAGAAAGCATTCGCTTGTACCTTCAAGGATTAAAGCATTTGGCTAAAACCTGTAACTTCGGGGCGAAGCTCGAAGAGAACCTTCGAGATCAGTTCGTTTCCGGATTATACAGCGAGGAAATGCGTTCGAGATTGTTCGCGGAGAAAAACATCGACTACAAGAGGGCCGTGGAACTGGCGAGCGCGCTCGAGGCGGCAGAGAGGCACGCGATCACGGCGAGCTCTTCGGCAAGCGGAGGAGGCGCGGGACACGACGCGCTGCACCGCGTCAGCGGCGGCGGCCAGGTGCGGGTGCGAGCGCccgggcgcggcggcgcgggcggcggtggTGGTGCGGCGCCGGGCGGCGGCCGCGCGGGTCCGAGTTCCGGCGGTGCGGGGCTGAGCGGTGCGCGGGCGCCGTGTGCACGCTGCGGGAAGGCTACTCACGCGCCGAATAAGTGTCGATATAAAAACTTTACGTGTGATTTGTGCGGTGTCAAAGGTCACTTAAAGGTGATGTGCCTGAACAGGAGTGATAACGATCGATCCTCCGGTATGTCGACTTCGAAAGGTCAGtactttattaataatgttGACAGTGATAGCGAGGAGGAAGAAAACTACTTTTATAACTTAGTGTCGGGGGGCGACAGCGACGGGCCCTACTATATTAAATTGATCGTTAATGATAATTTTAAGTGTAAATTTGAAATCGATACGGGAAGTAGAATATCTGCTATATCGCAAAAGTTTTACGATAAATATTTTCGAAACATAAAACtgcataaaaatgttttaattttaaaatcttatactGGAGATACTATCGAGACTCTCGGATATATTAATGTTAATGTGCGTTGCGGACGTAACTCGGCGGAGCTTCAGCTGTACGTCGTGGCGAACGGTGGCCCGCCTCTGATGGGTCGGACgtggattaaaaaattaaaattaagtatcgTAGAATGTCACAACATTAATACGACCGATAGCGACTCGATAGCTTTGAAATTAAAACAAGAATTTCCTGAAGTCTTTGCGGAGGGATTAGGTACTTTTAAATCGCGTATTCGCTTACATTTAAAAGATAGCAAACCGGTTTTTATAAAAGCCCGGCCCCTGCCGTTGGCGCTGCGCGCGCGCGTTGAGAACGAGCTCGATCGGCTGCAGCGCGAGGACGTTATCTATAAGGTAGAACGCTCGGACTACGGGACTCCTATCGTACCTGTCGTTAAATCAAACGGGGGTATTCGTATTTGCGGcgattataaaattactattaaCCCGATTCTTAAAGATTTCCACTATCCGCTCCCGCGAATCGAGGAAATATTTTCTGCTTTAGGCGGCGGGGAGCAGTACACGAAGCTCGATTTGTCCAATGCTTTCCAGCAGTGTCTCCTCGATGAGGAGTCTCAGGCGATGACTGCCATCACTACGCACGTAGGAACGTTCGTATATCGTCGGGTACCTTTCGGCATAAAATGTATTCCCgagaattttcaaaaaatcaTGGAGGAGACGCTGAGTGGATTGTCGTCTACTGCCGTGTTCGCTGATGACATATGCGTCACAGGGAAAGACCGAGAAAGTCatcttaaaaatttaagggcGGTTCTACACCGACTCCGAGAAAACGGACTCCGTATTAATTTTGACAAATGTCAATTCTTTAAAGATAGCGTAACGTACCTAGGGTACAATATAGATAAGCACGGTCTGCACACTGACTTCAAAAAGATCAAAGCGATCGTTGAGGCGCCCCGGCCCGTCAGCGTCACGCAGTTGAAGAGCTTCATGGGTCTCGTCAATTTTTATGCGAAGTTTAGTGCAAATATGAGTGACATCTTAAAACCGTTGTATGACCTGCTTAAGAAAGACGCTGAGTGGTCGTGGACCGACGACTGCGAGACGGCTTTCAATAGGGTAAAACGGGTGCTGAGTAGCGCCCCGGTGCTAGCTCATTACGATCCGGCGTTGCCGCTGGTCCTCTCGGTGGATAGCAGCGCGTACGGTCTAGGCGCGGTGCTGGCGCAGCGCGGCGCGGACGGTCGCGAGCGACCCGTCAGCTGCGCCTCGCGGACGCTCAACGCGGCCGAGCGCAATTACTCCCAACTCGATAAGGAAGCTCTCGCTATCGTGTTCGGGGTGACGAAGCACCATCAATATTTATACGGGAGACATTTCATATTACGGAGCGATCATAAGCCGCTCAGTTATATCTTCGGTCAGAAGAAGGGCATTCCGACGACCGCAGCTAGTAGGCTTCAACGTTACTCAGTGATACTAGCCGCCTACAATTTCACTATAGAATTCGTGCGATCGGCTGATAACTGTCAGGCCGACGCGCTGTCACGTCTCCCCTTGAGTTCGTCGAGCGGTCGAAACGAGCGGGAGGCCGAGGCGGCTAGCTACTTAAATTTCGTCGAAGAAGATTTCCCGCTCAGTTTTAAGGATATTAAAATTGAGACGGCGAAAGACGACATACTGAGTAAGGTATGCGGCTATGTTATGTACGGCTGGCCCACGATGGtcgataaaaaaattcaatcttTCTTTTTGCGAAAAGAAAATATCAGTATGGATCAGGGTTGCCTAGTTTGGGGCTACAGGGTGATAATACATACAGTTTTGCAAGGTTCGGTTCTACAGGAGGTTCACGAAGGGCATCCCGGTATAGTAAAGATGAAACAGATAGCTCGTAATTACGTGTGGTGGAGTACGTTGGACGAGGACATCGAGCGCATGGCGCGGGAGTGCGCCGCGTGCCGCGCGGTccggcccgcgccgccgcccgcgccgctgcACTCGTGGCCCTGGCCGGCCGAGCCGTGGTCGCGTCTCAACGTCGATTATTTAGGACCGTTCAATAACAAGTACTATCTTATTATTATCGATGCGCATTCCAAGTGGATCGAGGCCGAGAGAGGCGGTAGCACGTCCGCGGCGATGCTCATTTCtagttttagaaaaatatttgctCGTTTCGGCCTTCCGAAAAGAGTCGTTAGCGACAACGGGCCTCCTTTTACTTCGGCGGAGTTGGcggtttattttaaaagaaacggAATCAGGCACACGCTTACCGCTCCGTACCACCCCGCCAGCAACGGCGCGGCCGAGAATGCCGTGCGGTCGGTAAAACGAGCGTTAAAAAAGGCTATCGTCGATAACGTAGATGATGATACCGCTCTCAGTAGGTTTTTATTTACGTATAGGAATACTGTGCACAGCACGACCGGTCGCGAGCCGGCCGTGGCACTGCTGGGGCGGCGGTTGCGCGGGCGcctgctgcgccccgacacgGAGGAGCTGGTCCGGGACCGGCAGCTCGTCAGCGAGCGGCGCCGCGACGCCCGCCCGCGGGGTGTCGCGCCCGGGGATGCCGTCCTGTTTAGAGATTACTCCCGCCGCAACCGGAAATGGTCCGAGGGCGTCGTGCTCGACCGAGAGAGCCCCGTGTCTTATGCGGTTAAAGCGAACGACGGCCAGGTGCATAAGAGGCACATAGACCAATTAGTGGCTAATAAAAGTCGTCCATCGCGTTTTTCTTTGACCAAAATTAAAACACCCGATGGGCCGGAAGTGAACGTCGAGGGGGAGGATAGTGGAGATGAATACGAGGAGGCGTCTGCGACCGGTGTTCGGTCCCCGCCGGTGTCCAACTTGGCGAGGGATGACCTAGATGAGGTCCCGTCACCTCCGGGAGAATCTAGGGGTCGCATCCGACGGCAGGCGGCTATGCAATGcttgcaaaaaataaataaaaatataacataagttAATAAACAGTACTCTAATATCTCTGCAATGACaacagtattaaaaaatatttacttagatAGAATAGATAAAGTTAggtaaataagtataaaataaaattgttatttgtaaAAGTTGTAaaggtaattaaaataatattatgcataagaGATAAGTTTCATATAAGTATTGTACGTCTAATCTACCCTTTTTGGTACCTTCGTGctgtttaataattatatgtattaaCTTTTCGCTGGTAAATAacctacattaataattataaacagttGTAATTCCTGTATTTGTTATCTTTTACTGTTATTTCactttatgatattttattgaaaaacctAGTGTTTATGAAACTGATATGGTTGTTAAACTTTATAACTTCTAACGTTAATCTTACAATTAGTTTTTATGTTTAAGTGTAGTGTATAATAAGAAGGGAGGTGTTATGTATAATGTGGGTACTTGTAGTATTGTGGGTAATtgtgaataattaataaatcagTCTGCTCGGGATCTCGGCGTTTCATTGACGTAACAGTTTCCTTTCGGTAAACAAATGCTGCAACGCAGTTTCGGGCttcatctagtgtaagataAAAGATTTTGCAtctttaggcccaatttcacaaACGTCTCAGTGTTAACAGCTTactaaaatgtcatgtcttctctttcattcatatgaaaaacgaaagaggtaacgtgatactattTCGTTCATTAAGTTTAACAATCGTTGGTGAAATTGCGCCTTAACCTGCGTGTATTTGGTAAAATTGTCTGTATATCGTTAAAAACGATACATTTCTTTTTAATTCTTAAAAGATACGTGGACCACGAATGGTTTAAGGCCTGGATTTGTTTCGTTAAAACGTCTGACCTGTATATCGTTAATAACCTGCCCGTATTTCGTTAAAAGTTATATATCGTTTAAAATCATCAAAGTTGAGTATATTATCGTATACAGTCATAATACTAATGTTGTATTCGATATCAGATCCgaagtttgtatattatataatgctGTTACTCGCCCTTGCTTGGCGGACTTCCAAACATATATTTGTTTACTACCGCGGTGATTCTAATTATCTGATATGTTCTGGCAGTcgtaataatactttatatcTTGATATGATTTATGggttattaagtatagattacgAAAAAACGGACCGCAAGTACAATGATGTTTCGGATAGTGAGGatgtaaacttttttttttatgaaataagggggcaaacgagttaactagtcacctgatggaaagcaacttccgtcgcccatggacactcgcagcatcagaagagctgcaagtgcgttgccggccttttaagagggaatagggtaataggggagggtaaggaggggaagggaagggaatagttgagggtagggaagggaatagggtaggggttaggggattgggtctccggtaaactcactcactcggcgaaacatagcgcaagcgctgtttcacgctggttttctgtgagaacgtggtatttatccggtcgagccggcccatttgtgccgaagcatggctctcccacttactataatattatctatactcgTATTGGACTATgtacttaaatacttattttttttttaataggaaATTGACACCACATATTCCATTGCAACGCCTGTGTCATCAGGATCATCTGTGGTAAGCAATCACAAAAACCCTTCTTAGGGGTGCTCGAGGTACAAGTTCAATCAGTCTTGAGACCCGCAACCAAATTAaccagaagaaaataggaggagtaggggATATCCAATTTCCTACCCGAAGCAGAGCGGGAGACAGACATATTGTAATGACGTTAATGACCACAAAAGAGGGGGATCACCACGGGAAAAAGTCAGTATTTATATGAATGTTGTAATTTCAGggatttcttttattaaaaactaaacgCTTGATTTTAGCCCAAGTAACTATGCATTTTAATACAAATCAAAAGCGATTGTAT comes from the Aricia agestis chromosome 6, ilAriAges1.1, whole genome shotgun sequence genome and includes:
- the LOC121728162 gene encoding LOW QUALITY PROTEIN: uncharacterized protein K02A2.6-like (The sequence of the model RefSeq protein was modified relative to this genomic sequence to represent the inferred CDS: deleted 2 bases in 1 codon), with protein sequence MPIGKIEPFSVESQNWDSYVRRVNQFISLNKIDDSLKNNVATLLTLVGSECYNLLCDLCSPAHPENKTFDELVTLLKVHLEPEKSEIAERHIFRQRTQQQGESIRLYLQGLKHLAKTCNFGAKLEENLRDQFVSGLYSEEMRSRLFAEKNIDYKRAVELASALEAAERHAITASSSASGGGAGHDALHRVSGGGQVRVRAPGRGGAGGGGGAAPGGGRAGPSSGGAGLSGARAPCARCGKATHAPNKCRYKNFTCDLCGVKGHLKVMCLNRSDNDRSSGMSTSKGQYFINNVDSDSEEEENYFYNLVSGGDSDGPYYIKLIVNDNFKCKFEIDTGSRISAISQKFYDKYFRNIKLHKNVLILKSYTGDTIETLGYINVNVRCGRNSAELQLYVVANGGPPLMGRTWIKKLKLSIVECHNINTTDSDSIALKLKQEFPEVFAEGLGTFKSRIRLHLKDSKPVFIKARPLPLALRARVENELDRLQREDVIYKVERSDYGTPIVPVVKSNGGIRICGDYKITINPILKDFHYPLPRIEEIFSALGGGEQYTKLDLSNAFQQCLLDEESQAMTAITTHVGTFVYRRVPFGIKCIPENFQKIMEETLSGLSSTAVFADDICVTGKDRESHLKNLRAVLHRLRENGLRINFDKCQFFKDSVTYLGYNIDKHGLHTDFKKIKAIVEAPRPVSVTQLKSFMGLVNFYAKFSANMSDILKPLYDLLKKDAEWSWTDDCETAFNRVKRVLSSAPVLAHYDPALPLVLSVDSSAYGLGAVLAQRGADGRERPVSCASRTLNAAERNYSQLDKEALAIVFGVTKHHQYLYGRHFILRSDHKPLSYIFGQKKGIPTTAASRLQRYSVILAAYNFTIEFVRSADNCQADALSRLPLSSSSGRNEREAEAASYLNFVEEDFPLSFKDIKIETAKDDILSKVCGYVMYGWPTMVDKKIQSFFLRKENISMDQGCLVWGYRVIIHTVLQGSVLQEVHEGHPGIVKMKQIARNYVWWSTLDEDIERMARECAACRAVRPAPPPAPLHSWPWPAEPWSRLNVDYLGPFNNKYYLIIIDAHSKWIEAERGGSTSAAMLISSFRKIFARFGLPKRVVSDNGPPFTSAELAVYFKRNGIRHTLTAPYHPASNGAAENAVRSVKRALKKAIVDNVDDDTALSRFLFTYRNTVHSTTGREPAVALLGRRLRGRLLRPDTEELVRDRQLVSERRRDARPRGVAPGDAVLFRDYSRRNRKWSEGVVLDRESPVSYAVKANDGQVHKRHIDQLVANKSRPSRFSLTKIKTPDGPEVNVEGEDSGDEYEEASATGVRSPPVSNLARDDLDEVPSPPGESRGRIRRQAAMQCLQKINKNIT